In one window of Psychrobacter sp. P2G3 DNA:
- a CDS encoding sodium:proton antiporter, with translation MDTALLLSGVVGIGIAAQWLAWYLKQPSILFLLLIGIIVGPVLGYFDPDLVLGELMFPIISLGVAIILFEGSLTLEFDEIKQHGTVVQMLVSVGVLITIAIVALSTYLLFDVDPLIALLFGALVCVTGPTVIMPLLRSVRPNKTISNILKWEGIIIDPIGAIAVVLVYEYIISGGEASSILLFAKIVVLATALGMAGAWVLAFLMRRHMVPEFLRNVFTLAFVLVLFSVSNHLEHESGLLTVTVLGVALANWPKFPRDTILEFNESLTVLLISVLFIILAARVELASLMSVGFAGLVLLAIVMFIARPLSVWASSIGSNLKTNEKLMISWIGPRGIVAAAISSLFAIRLQEYDIQGVELLVPLVFMVIIGTVMIQGLGAKMVGNLLGVREPATNGILVVGSNPIALLVATSLRDQGFDVIVAHNNYTNIAGARMSGLRTYFGNPVSDHADHHLDLIGIGHLFAMSTDKELNTLSEIHYRHEFGEQKIFRLKFSDEKVKNERDTKQANFHSQWLFGKDVTYTKLASMLSKKARIKITNITDSYTFEQYKADNKQYVPLYTLDKEGKLSVITDKFDGNVPRDRKLVALVVDDDIQPKPVDVTHKQVQARAVADAHFEANSKAPEKRKEKELIEGIDNEAEQDGAAETQTKAELTDQNQDQSEKSDQPTVAPAIESLTDLDKVTAKENPASLASNSLETANLEPTRPKAKSAEVKNSETKSTEVKNPEAKKSEHKASSSVATLKANANGSGSAPKNKKGSLDPNRLPDTDKNTTADKETAAKTDTVEIKADDSSDKQ, from the coding sequence CCTATTATCTCTTTGGGTGTAGCAATTATTTTGTTTGAAGGCTCGTTGACCCTAGAGTTCGATGAAATTAAGCAGCACGGTACCGTAGTGCAGATGCTGGTGTCAGTCGGCGTACTAATTACCATTGCTATAGTGGCACTATCGACTTATCTGTTGTTCGATGTCGATCCTCTCATTGCGCTGCTATTTGGGGCGCTAGTCTGTGTGACTGGTCCGACGGTAATTATGCCGCTACTGCGTAGTGTGCGTCCGAATAAAACCATCTCTAATATCCTCAAATGGGAAGGTATCATCATCGATCCTATCGGCGCGATTGCGGTAGTATTGGTGTACGAGTACATTATCTCAGGTGGTGAGGCCAGCAGTATCTTGCTATTTGCCAAAATTGTTGTCTTAGCGACAGCACTCGGTATGGCGGGCGCGTGGGTATTAGCCTTCTTAATGCGCCGTCATATGGTGCCTGAGTTCCTGCGTAACGTCTTCACCCTTGCCTTTGTTTTAGTGCTATTTTCGGTATCGAATCACTTAGAGCACGAATCTGGTCTCTTAACTGTTACGGTACTCGGCGTTGCGCTTGCGAACTGGCCAAAATTCCCACGCGATACGATTTTGGAATTTAACGAGTCGCTGACCGTTTTATTAATCTCTGTATTATTTATTATTCTTGCTGCTCGTGTAGAGCTAGCAAGCTTGATGAGTGTAGGTTTTGCAGGACTTGTATTACTTGCCATCGTTATGTTCATAGCGCGTCCACTATCCGTTTGGGCATCTTCCATTGGCTCTAATCTCAAAACCAATGAAAAGCTGATGATCAGTTGGATTGGCCCACGTGGTATCGTTGCCGCCGCCATCTCTTCCCTATTTGCTATACGTCTGCAAGAGTATGATATTCAAGGTGTTGAGCTGTTAGTACCGCTAGTCTTTATGGTCATTATCGGTACGGTCATGATTCAAGGCTTGGGCGCAAAAATGGTCGGTAACTTATTGGGTGTGCGTGAGCCTGCCACCAATGGTATTTTGGTCGTTGGTTCCAACCCGATAGCGTTATTGGTTGCGACTTCTCTGCGAGATCAAGGCTTCGATGTAATCGTCGCGCATAATAACTATACCAATATCGCGGGTGCTCGTATGAGCGGTCTGCGTACTTATTTTGGTAATCCAGTCTCAGATCACGCTGACCATCATCTTGACTTAATCGGTATTGGTCATCTATTTGCCATGAGTACGGATAAAGAGCTAAATACGCTATCAGAGATTCATTACCGTCATGAGTTTGGTGAGCAAAAGATATTCCGTCTTAAATTCAGTGACGAAAAAGTCAAAAATGAGCGTGATACTAAACAGGCAAACTTTCATTCCCAGTGGTTATTTGGCAAAGATGTCACTTATACCAAGCTTGCCAGCATGTTATCTAAAAAAGCGCGTATTAAGATTACCAACATCACCGACAGCTATACTTTTGAGCAATACAAAGCGGACAACAAGCAATACGTCCCGCTATATACGCTTGATAAAGAAGGTAAGCTGAGCGTCATTACGGACAAGTTCGATGGTAATGTGCCACGGGATCGTAAGCTGGTCGCTTTGGTCGTCGATGACGATATACAGCCAAAGCCAGTAGATGTCACTCACAAGCAGGTACAAGCACGTGCCGTTGCTGATGCGCATTTTGAAGCCAACTCAAAAGCGCCTGAAAAGCGTAAAGAAAAAGAGTTGATTGAGGGTATAGATAATGAAGCTGAGCAAGACGGCGCAGCTGAAACGCAAACTAAAGCTGAATTAACTGACCAGAATCAAGATCAGAGTGAGAAATCGGATCAGCCAACTGTTGCACCAGCGATAGAGTCGTTAACGGATTTGGATAAAGTGACTGCCAAAGAAAATCCTGCTAGCCTTGCATCTAATAGCCTAGAGACTGCTAACCTAGAGCCTACTCGTCCAAAGGCTAAAAGCGCTGAAGTTAAAAATTCTGAAACTAAAAGCACAGAAGTTAAAAATCCTGAGGCTAAAAAGTCAGAGCATAAAGCATCCAGCTCAGTGGCGACGTTAAAAGCCAATGCCAATGGTAGTGGCAGCGCACCCAAAAACAAGAAAGGGTCGTTGGATCCAAACCGTCTACCTGACACGGACAAAAATACTACTGCTGATAAAGAGACTGCTGCTAAGACTGACACCGTCGAGATAAAAGCTGATGACAGTTCAGATAAGCAGTAA